From the Prunus dulcis chromosome 4, ALMONDv2, whole genome shotgun sequence genome, one window contains:
- the LOC117625807 gene encoding uncharacterized protein LOC117625807: protein MVMSQKASLILTMQSKQAALFKRMIWEAMNKDYDKEKSRKRARMAKKATRAKKPEKAVKVSTVMDTKNRLSSKINYDALDKLNEELGYAPAFEQGTKSNCGSPGDMQLSNEKNNFEGSHDDDFEHESNGYSEEAEARQGHDDDTYVANDQYNGCNYDDEYNYDEECDFDEL from the exons ATGGTGATGTCTCAGAAAGCCTCTCTGATATTGACGATGCAGAG CAAGCAGGCGGCACTGTTCAAAAGAATGATTTGGGAAGCAATGAACAAGGACTATGATAAG GAAAAGAGTAGAAAACGAGCTAGAATGGCCAAGAAAGCTACTCGTGCTAAAAAGCCAGAAAAGGCTGTCAAAGTTTCTACTGTGATGGATACTAAGAAT AGGCTGAGTTCAAAAATCAACTATGATGCTTTGgataaattaaatgaagaGCTT GGTTATGCACCTGCATTCGAACAAGGCACGAAGTCTAATTGTGGCAGTCCAGGTGATATGCAACTGTCAAATGAGAAGAACAATTTTGAAGGCAGtcatgatgatgattttgagCATGAAAGTAATGGATACAGTGAAGAGGCTGAAGCCAGACAAGGCCATGATGATGATACATATGTTGCAAATGACCAATATAATGGATGCAACTATGATGACGAATACAATTACGATGAGGAATGCGATTTTGACGAATTATGa
- the LOC117624793 gene encoding patatin-like protein 3 — MAALSTSSPMLNIDSNSPDVDKLSYEIFSILENNFLFGYNNNGSSAAKENPTAQNLLSDTKPTNLSTPLHHMHSSKHFTGKVRVLAIDAAGATDGLLAANSLAHLESSLRSKSGNPNAAISDFFDVVSGSGSGGILAALLFTRKSRDGSTRPMFTAQEALNFLLDNRRRIFMSSTGGIFRRVFRPTRAEKEREKLFRKTFGDQLSLKDTLKSVLIPCYDMSSRAPFLFSRADAVEMDGYDFKMKDVCAATSAQPAVEVRSVDGRTKIMAVDGGIAMNNPTAAAITHVLNNKQEFPFCNGVEDLLVVSLGNGESELGNLSPSGCLKIAGEGASDLVDQAVSMAFGQSRASNYVRVQANGIISKMHGGLQASNKNKNKNKNKKIDMLALTEEMLAQKNVEAVLFKGKKMVESTNVEKLEMFAGELIKEEERRKTCFLPTVVLKQTCSTSPSRTSSATTLSTMSSSC, encoded by the exons ATGGCGGCTCTGTCCACATCCTCCCCCATGCTCAACATTGACTCAAACTCTCCCGACGTTGACAAGCTCTCCTACGAAATCTTCTCCATTCTCGAAAACAACTTCCTCTTCGGCTACAACAACAACGGCAGCAGCGCCGccaaagaaaacccaacagcCCAAAACCTCCTCTCCGATACCAAACCCACCAATCTCTCCACTCCCCTCCATCACATGCATTCTAGCAAACACTTCACGGGCAAGGTCCGCGTCCTCGCCATTGACGCCGCCGGAGCCACCGACGGCCTCCTCGCCGCCAACTCCCTCGCCCATCTCGAGTCATCTCTCCGCAGCAAGTCCGGCAATCCCAACGCCGCCATCTCAGACTTCTTCGATGTCGTTTCCGGGTCGGGCTCCGGCGGCATTCTCGCCGCTCTCCTCTTCACCCGGAAGTCTAGGGACGGGTCGACCCGACCCATGTTCACCGCTCAGGAGGCCCTCAACTTCCTCCTCGACAACCGCCGCAGGATCTTCATGTCGTCGACGGGGGGGATTTTCCGGCGGGTTTTCCGGCCGACGAGGGCGGAGAAGGAGAGGGAGAAGCTCTTCCGCAAGACGTTCGGCGACCAGCTGAGCCTCAAGGACACGCTGAAGTCGGTGCTGATTCCGTGCTACGACATGTCGTCCCGCGCGCCTTTCTTGTTTTCGCGGGCGGACGCGGTGGAGATGGACGGCTACGATTTCAAGATGAAGGACGTGTGCGCCGCCACTTCCGCGCAGCCGGCAGTGGAGGTGAGGTCGGTGGACGGGAGGACGAAGATCATGGCCGTCGACGGGGGGATCGCGATGAACAATCCGACGGCTGCGGCAATTACGCACGTGCTGAATAATAAGCAGGAGTTTCCGTTCTGCAATGGGGTTGAGGATCTGTTGGTTGTGTCTCTCGGAAATGGAGAGTCAGAGCTCGGAAATTTGTCGCCTTCTGGCTGCCTCAAAATCGCCGGTGAAGGAGCTTCCGACTTG GTTGATCAAGCTGTTTCCATGGCGTTTGGACAATCTCGAGCAAGCAATTATGTCCGCGTGCAAGCCAACGGCATCATATCGAAAATGCATGGAGGTCTGCAAGCCtcaaacaagaacaagaacaagaacaagaacaagaagataGACATGTTGGCCTTGACAGAGGAAATGTTGGCACAGAAAAATGTGGAGGCCGTACTATTCAAAGgcaagaaaatggtggagagCACAAATGTGGAGAAGCTTGAGATGTTTGCTGGGGAGCTgattaaagaagaagagaggagaaaaACTTGCTTCTTGCCAACTGTGGTTTTGAAACAGACTTGTTCAACATCGCCTAGCAGAACATCATCTGCCACAACCCTATCAACCATGTCATCTTCatgttaa